Proteins found in one Pseudoxanthomonas sp. SL93 genomic segment:
- a CDS encoding CBS domain-containing protein: MKVRDAMNPDACVVSPDDTAQQAAMLMAENDIASLPVVDQGRLAGMVSDRDIAVHVVAEGRGASTCVKDVMSPRADYCIDDEEVEDVLQRMAALASNRLPVVDHGGKLVGILIRR, encoded by the coding sequence ATGAAGGTGCGTGATGCCATGAACCCGGACGCCTGCGTGGTGTCCCCGGACGATACCGCGCAGCAGGCGGCCATGCTGATGGCCGAGAACGACATCGCCAGCCTGCCCGTGGTCGACCAGGGCCGGCTTGCCGGCATGGTCAGCGATCGGGACATCGCCGTGCATGTCGTCGCAGAGGGGCGCGGTGCCTCTACCTGCGTAAAGGACGTCATGTCCCCCAGGGCGGACTACTGCATCGACGACGAAGAAGTCGAAGACGTTCTGCAGCGCATGGCGGCGCTGGCATCGAACCGGCTTCCCGTGGTGGACCACGGCGGAAAGCTGGTCGGCATCCTCATCCGCCGCTGA
- a CDS encoding MgtC/SapB family protein yields the protein MFAGLESESVVLAKMAYAMVLGGAIGLEREIKDRPAGFRTHMLVAAAAAMLTGLGDMALALNEHQADRRVNIDPFRLVEAVIAGVAFIGAGTIFAHRGTPVVVGITTAASLLMVAVIGVAAGFGYYWLAGLATALTLAILTVLSRVDRWSGKNATGETRNGPHEGA from the coding sequence ATGTTCGCAGGCCTCGAATCCGAGAGCGTGGTCCTGGCGAAGATGGCGTACGCCATGGTGCTGGGCGGGGCCATCGGGCTGGAGCGCGAGATCAAGGACCGGCCCGCGGGCTTCCGCACGCACATGCTGGTGGCCGCCGCCGCGGCCATGCTCACCGGCTTGGGCGACATGGCGCTTGCACTCAACGAGCACCAGGCGGACCGGCGCGTCAACATCGACCCCTTCCGGCTGGTGGAGGCCGTCATCGCCGGGGTCGCCTTCATCGGGGCGGGCACCATCTTCGCCCACCGCGGTACGCCGGTTGTCGTGGGCATCACCACCGCGGCATCGTTGTTGATGGTCGCGGTGATCGGGGTCGCCGCGGGTTTCGGGTACTACTGGCTGGCCGGGCTGGCGACCGCGTTGACGCTGGCGATCCTGACCGTGTTGTCGCGCGTCGACAGATGGTCGGGGAAGAACGCGACGGGTGAAACAAGGAACGGCCCGCATGAAGGTGCGTGA